In the Juglans microcarpa x Juglans regia isolate MS1-56 chromosome 6D, Jm3101_v1.0, whole genome shotgun sequence genome, one interval contains:
- the LOC121236078 gene encoding putative cyclin-B3-1 gives MAAKGKYAADLNREIETSHTCKTGGVRNFKVYTESEAVKVVADSIGKKSAAVNKRANSTTAQSALNNMEKCKGKLISTEKTVVRRKALADVSNVKRNSPSNAMCDGPKLMKGISKTATSLQRVSLRPAGKILNVSSRKSIMGKVQESTSQGVGNLHTSKRDGYRNKTMSQSHDSVRTNGRTTRNSLLSNRNSLPVLKRGNQADASIPKENAEISDMGKEKSGYLVGKTGRKVAPLVRNARSHLWKNRVSDGFIIMGQTNVEARALQRKNTRPIVKTTLKATHAQRTLKSNNISNVNKRTSVAAISSKKREEAVTSSLPANIALVDPQEATEGQLPSDADGNPRVVPDIIATRKSARRRSYTSSLMARSKLIEKCGEAMKLEELPSIDDICNQLEVAEYVDEIYQYYWVTEAQNQSLANYMSVQTDITAHMRGILINWLIEVHFKFDLMQETLYLMVTLLDGFLSQATIKKNELQLVGLTALLLASKYEDFWHPRVKDLISISAESYRRDEMLAMERLILKKLKFRLNVATPYVFMLRFLKAAQSDTKVERLAFYLIELCLVQYEALKFKPSLLCASAIYVARCTLNMTPAWTPLLCRHARYEESQLRDCAEMILRFHKDAGTGQLRVTYEKYLKPDLSGVAAITTLDRLPL, from the exons ATGGCTGCCAAG GGAAAGTATGCTGCAGATTTGAATCGTGAAATTGAAACTAGTCACACTTGCAAGACTG GCGGCGTCAGAAATTTTAAGGTTTACACGGAAAGTGAAGCGGTTAAAGTTGTTGCAGATAGCAT TGGAAAGAAGTCTGCAGCTGTTAACAAAAGGGCTAATTCGACTACTGCTCAG agTGCTTTGAATAACATGGAGAAGTGCAAAGGAAAACTTATCAGTACCG AAAAAACAGTGGTCAGAAGAAAGGCATTGGCTGACGTTAGCAATGTCAAGAGAAACTCTCCGAGCAATGCAATGTGTGATGGCCCCAAACTGAT GAAAGGTATAAGCAAGACAGCTACGTCTTTGCAACG GGTTTCACTGcgtccagccggaaagattttGAATGTCTCATCAAGGAAATCCATTATG GGAAAAGTGCAGGAAAGCACAAGTCAAGGTGTTGGTAACTTGCATACTTCCAAGAGAG ATGGTTATAGGAACAAGACCATGAGTCAAAGCCATGATTCAGTTCGTACAAATGGCAG GACTACAAGGAATTCTCTTTTATCAAATAG GAACTCTTTGCCAGTGCTAAAAAGGGGGAACCAGGCAGATGCAAGTATCCCAAAG GAAAATGCTGAAATTTCTGACATGGGCAAGGAAAAAAGTGGATATCTCG TTGGTAAAACTGGCAGGAAAGTAGCACCCCTAGTAAGAAATGCTAGGAGTCATCTTTGGAAGAATCGAGTGAGTGATGGCTTCATAATAAT GGGTCAAACTAATGTAGAGGCCCGAgcattacaaagaaaaaataccAGG CCAATTGTGAAGACCACCCTCAAGGCTACCCACGCTCAAAGGACTTTGAAATCCAATAACATTTCAAATGTTAACAAACGGACATCTGTAGCTGCAATCTCGTCCAAGAAAAGGGAGGAAGCAGTGACATCATCTCTTCCAGCAAATATTGCATTAGTGGATCCACAAGAAGCCACAGAAGGGCAGCTTCCATCTGATGCTGATGGCAATCCACGGGTTGTACCAGATATCATTGCTACTAGAAAATCGGCTCGGAGGAGATCTTATACATCTTCCTTAATGGCAAGATCAAAG TTAATAGAGAAGTGTGGTGAAGCAATGAAGTTGGAAGAGCTACCAAGTATTGATGACATTTGCAATCAACTGGAAGTGGCTGAATATGTTGATGAGATCTATCAGTACTATTGGGTTACAGAG GCACAGAATCAATCTTTGGCAAATTATATGTCAGTTCAGACAGACATTACAGCTCATATGCGTGGTATTCTGATAAACTGGTTAATTGAG GTACACTTCAAATTTGATTTAATGCAAGAAACTCTATATCTTATGGTGACCTTGTTAGATGGATTTCTTTCACAAGCTACCATAAAGAAGAATGAACTGCAGTTGGTTGGTCTTACTGCACTCTTGCTGGCATCAAAATATGAAGACTTTTGGCATCCCAGG GTCAAGGACTTAATTAGTATATCAGCTGAATCGTATAGAAGAGATGAAATGCTTGCAATG GAGAGGCTTATTCTTAAGAAATTGAAGTTTCGTCTTAATGTGGCTACTCCTTATGTGTTTATGTTGAGATTTCTCAAGGCTGCTCAGTCAGACACAAAG GTTGAACGCTTGGCGTTCTACCTCATTGAACTTTGCTTAGTTCAATATGAAGCTTTAAAGTTCAAGCCCTCTTTGCTATGTGCATCAGCTATCTATGTTGCAAGGTGTACCCTGAACATGACTCCAGCTTGGACCCCCCTGCTTTGCAGACATGCACGCTATGAAGAATCCCAACTCAG GGATTGTGCCGAGATGATCCTAAGATTCCATAAAGATGCTGGAACAGGACAGTTGAGAGTCACATACGAAAAATATCTGAAGCCTGATCTCAGTGGTGTTGCAGCAATAACAACTTTAGATAGGCTTCCCCTTTGA